The nucleotide window TTTCGCCGGACGGGGAAGAAGCTCATCTTCGAGGGGCCGGGGCAGGACCCCTTCATCGTCTTCCCCGATGCGGATCTTCCCCTCGCCCTGTCGGACCTCATGACGGCGAAGTTCATGTACTCGGGGCAGACGTGCACCGCCCCGAAGCGGATCTTCGTCCACCGGTCGGTCTACGAGGAGTTCCTCGACCGGTTCGAGGAGAGAGCGGCGAGACTGGTCGTCGGGAGGCCGGAGGAGGAGCGGACCGACGTCTCCCCGGTGGCGAGCGACCTCGCCGTCGCCCGGATCCGTGCCCAGCTTTCCGACGCCGTGGCGAAGGGAGCGAAGATCGTCCTCGGCGGGAAGATCGAAGGAAACCTCGTCCACCCCACGATCGTGCGGGACGCGACCGACGACATGCTCGGCATGCGCGAGGAGGTCTTCGGCCCCGTGGCGTTCACCTCCCCGTTCGACACGAAGGAGGAAGTGCTCCGGCGGGCGAAGGACCACAAGTACGGTCTTCGGGCCGCCGTCTTCGGGGGAAGGGAGGCGAAGGAAACCGCGGAAGGGCTGGCGGGGGAGACGTATTGCCACCCGGTCCCGGGCTACACGTTCGGGAAATTCGGGACGATCGCCCTCAACCAGACGAGGGCCGAGTCGTGGAAGGGGGCCTTTGTCGTGAAGGCGGTCGGAGGGTACGGCTACTCCGGCTGGATCTGGGAGACGGGAAGCGCCGGCTTCCGGATCAAGCAGGGACCGAAGCTCTTAAGCCTCGAGACGGCCGCGGAGAACGGGAAGTGACGCCGGAGGGGAGAAACTCCCCCTCCGGGGCCCGCCCGATGTTCCGCGCCGCGCGTGCGGCGTGTCCGCCCCATCAGCGTGCCGGCGCGATCCCCCCCTTGCTGTCCCGCAAGTAGGGAAACCACACCAGCGACACCAGGGAAACGGAGATGTCGGTCTTCTTCAACCGGACCTCGCACGCCTCCAGGCTCTCCGCGAGGGGGTCGGTGCCCGCCTTGACCTCTTCGGTCTCCTGGTCCAGAAGCGCCTGGAGGTCGGCAAGCTGCTTCGTTATCGCCTGCACGTTCTCATCGGCCCGGGCGACGTCCTGCGACTCCTTGAGCGTGCGGCCCGCGCCCCGTGCCGTGGTCGCGGCCCTCCCTAGGGTGGACTGGGTGATCGTTTTCCTGCCCGTCAGCGCCGTCAGCAGCGTGGCCCCGAAGGAGATGGCGGTCGAAAGCTTCTGCTGCGTGGACTGGGCCTTTTCCCGCTCCACCGCCTGCTCGGCGCGGCGGATCCTGTCCTGCAGGGTCGCGATCTTGGGCCCGTACTTCTGCCGCAAGCGCTCGACCTGCTGGTCCCGCTTCTCCCGGGCAGACTGCGTGAGCCGGATGCGGAAGTCCCGCTCCGACTCTCCGGGCTCGGAGACAACCCCGAAAGACGGGCTTTTCCACAGTTCCAGCTTCTTGTTCCGGTAGACCCACTCCTTGAAGGCGGTCCCCCACTCCGGGTACCTCTTCGCGTTGGACGCCTCGCGGGGCAGCTCCCCGAAGGAGGAATCCGGGTCATGGGGGAACTTCTCGAGATCGCTCTCCCGGATCTCCGTTTCCCGCGCCTCGTCCCAGTCGACCGGGGAGGGGCCTTCGGAAAATTCGCCCAGCAGGCAGACTTCCTTCCGGGCGGCGACCCCGACTTTCGCGTTGGCGTAATAGACCTTGGCGACTCCCAGCAGCATCGGCTCGTAGTGAACGTCCGCACCCTCCGGCTGAGCGCCGCGGGCCGGGAGGAAATACTGGGGGACTTCGGCGGGAAGCACGGGGCGAGCCGATGCGGGCGCCCGGGAACCCTTTTTTCCCGCCGGCGCCGCGGTTGCGGCGGGGCCGGCCTCCGGGGCCGGCGCGGGCTGCGACGATTTGACCGGGTCCATCAGCTGCTTGATCTGCGTCCGGGTCAGGGGTCCGCGCAGGTACGACATCGCCCACCGGGTCTGGAAGACGACCGGCGCGTCCTCGTGGACGTTGTTCATCAGGAACACCCTCTGCCCCAGCCCGGCGAGGATCTGCTCCATCCGCTTCCGGTCGAACCGGCCTGCGCCGCCGGCCGCCGCCCCCTCGAGGCCGTCCAGCACCCGTTCCTTGTCCCGTTCGGTCTGCAGCCTGCCGAGGAACCACGTCCCCGTGTTCGACAGCCCCTTGTAGTCCAGGTCCACGGGGTTCTGGGTGGCCAGTACGATCCCCAACCCGAACGCGCGCGCCTGCTTGAGCAGCGTCAGCAGGGGGCCCTTCGACGGGGGGTTGGCCACGGGGGGGAAGTATCCGAAGATCTCGTCCATGTAGAACAGCGTCCGGAGGCTGGTCGTGCCCGACTGGGAGCGCATCCACCCCAGTAGCTGGGTGAGGAGGAGGGAGACGAAGAACATCCGCTCCGTGTCGTTCAGGTGGGCGATCGAGAAGATGGAGAGCCTGGGTTTTCCTTCCGCCGTGTAGAACATCCGGTCGATGGAAAGCGGCTCGCCCGAAAGCCAGGCGGAGAACCCGGGCGCGGCAAGGAGGTTGTTGAGCTTCATGGCGAAGGAGAACCGGTCCTTGGAGGGGAAGAAAGACTCGAGGTCGAAGACGCCGATACGGGCCACCGGCGGCGACTGAATCGCCTGGATGAACCCGGCGAGGTCCAGGTCCTGCCCCTGCTTCCAGGCGGTATCGAGGATGGTGGAAAGAAGGATGTGCTCCCTGCTCTGGATGGGATCGGTGGACGTTCCCAGAAGGTTGAGCAGGCTGGACACCGTGGTGCCGATCCGCTCTCCCAACAGTTCGCTGTCGTCCACGACGGCCTTCCCGGGGAAGCCGAACGACTTGAGGATGGAGACGGGCAGGCCCGCGGTGCTCCCCGGCGTGTAGATGGCGAACTCGGCGGACTCCCGAAGCTTGCGGATCCTCGCCCCGTCCTGCCCCCACTCAGCCAGCCCCTTCTTCCAGAGGTCCGCCTGTTTGGCCGCGTACTCCTGCGGGGAGATCCCTTTCCTGCGCGCCTCCTCCTCGTTGATCCAGGGGAGGAAATCGTCGGCCGTAAGGTCAGGGAAGGTCAACAGGAGGTTGGCCAGGTCCCCCTTCGGGTCCACCACGATGGCGGGGATGTTGTCGATCAACGCCTCCTCCAGGAGACCGATGCAAAGCCCCGTTTTCCCGCTCCCCGTCATCCCCACGCAGACCGCATGGGTGACAAGGTCCCGGGAGTCGTAGAGGACGAGGTCCTCCTTCAGCGCATTCTTCGCAAGGTCGAATTCGCGGCCCAGGTAGAAGACTCCCAGCTTCTCGAAATCCTGCACGGCTCCCCTCCTGCGCGGTATTCAGGAAAAACTATACACCAAGTGCCGCGTTTCATGGGCGGGGACACTCCTCTCCCGCATCCCGGAGATGAATCAGGAATGTCCCCGGTGACTATCGAGCCGATCCCATGAGGCGCATCCCCTCCCGGTGCCAGGAGGCGTCGCGGGGGGCTATCGCTCCGCAGCCTCGGAGGGGGGCTCCGTTCGTGGCTCCCACTCCTTCGGCTTGCTGCGCTTTTTCGGCCCCCGCGAAACCCTAAGAACAGGGACGTTCCTTCTAAGAACTCTTCATCCCCTGCGGCGCGCGCGACCATTGTGCACCCCGTTGCGAGGGTCTCTGCGACCGTGGACCCATGGCGCAGCGGGGGGTTCCGCGGAGCGGCCTGTGGAGCGAGGAAAAAATTGCGTCGAGCGGAACGGCAGCGAGCGGTCGCAGGTCGCGAGCGTAGCGAAGCGGAAGCCCCCCGCAAGCCAGGGTCCTTTCCGCCGATGGTGCGAGGGCACATCCCTTCGCACCGGGAGACACGCACGGATATGTTGCCGTATTTATAAAGCGGAGCACTAAGGTGCCCCCGGAAAGGCGATGCCGATTCCGGGGACTCCCCTCAGTAGTCGGAGAGCAGGAACCGGACCCCGTTGTCCTTCAGGAAGGAGACGATCAGCTCG belongs to Candidatus Deferrimicrobiaceae bacterium and includes:
- a CDS encoding aldehyde dehydrogenase family protein; translation: MRTSYEERYEKVLDLAEAIGKRRGEIIAQAVRDIRFTVRDTANEVDIAVDRLKMYDDARTFLEDRRPLGGDGSSVSLMLSYNGSAWLNTAITSIWMVGNRVDVKFSSKGTGLCGLTESLYRPIFGGDIRFHRGNGKSFLESSLRDPSVSAVVIFGFDENVLPYEEAFRRTGKKLIFEGPGQDPFIVFPDADLPLALSDLMTAKFMYSGQTCTAPKRIFVHRSVYEEFLDRFEERAARLVVGRPEEERTDVSPVASDLAVARIRAQLSDAVAKGAKIVLGGKIEGNLVHPTIVRDATDDMLGMREEVFGPVAFTSPFDTKEEVLRRAKDHKYGLRAAVFGGREAKETAEGLAGETYCHPVPGYTFGKFGTIALNQTRAESWKGAFVVKAVGGYGYSGWIWETGSAGFRIKQGPKLLSLETAAENGK